The Quercus robur chromosome 7, dhQueRobu3.1, whole genome shotgun sequence genome has a segment encoding these proteins:
- the LOC126690809 gene encoding uncharacterized protein LOC126690809, with protein sequence MDDAKRRALIKSQAVKKRESGKEVPKASASVPKRKLTTKSDRPFKQPKVSLEPVVGLMAEGNKAVTPAKQGKGKGLMTVPDGKQERPPSLLRDDSKYALEKLSSIITAEDYEDLGNHSTEAMGETGLFAVAQSLVMMKGLLDRCLNRESTLDRVRAKAQQTEEELGQLQRWRSKMEKKLELSEQARKELEEKTATSLTVIENKEAEIKQLKEELRQAKVAAVEEYRCSESCLSELSDSFLQGFDDSLRQVKKAYPELDLTMVKLEDQAQTSALPVASENTEDLFGDGAAQGDEESAPSKDVPVAEEKKD encoded by the exons atggatgACGCAAAGAGGAGAGCTTTGATCAAGtcccaagccgtcaagaagagggaatccggcAAGGAGGTTCCTAAGGCGTCAGCTTCAGTCCCTAAAAGGAAACTGACGACAAAATCCGACCGTCCctttaagcaaccaaaggtctctcttgaacctgtggttggcttaatggctgagggtaacAAGGCCGTCACCCCAGCGAAGCAGGGGAAGGGTAAGGGATTGATGACGGTCCCAGacggtaagcaagagagacctccttcccttctccgtgatgactccaagtatgcattggagaagctgtcgtccatcatcacggcagaagactatgaagacctgggaaaccattcgacggaggccatgggggagacgggcctcttcgccgtcgctcag tctttggtcatgatgaagggactacttgatcggtgtctcaaccgtgagagtaccttggaccgggtgcgcgcgaaggcgcagcagacggaggaagagctcggacaactTCAGAGATGGAggtccaagatggagaagaagctggagctttctgagcaggcgaggaaggagctggaggagaagacggccACTTCGCTGACGGTCATAGAGAATAAAGAGGCTGAGATCAAACAACTCAAAGAAGAGCTCCGTCAGGCTAAAGTGGCAGCCGTCGAGGAGTACCGATGCTCGGAGTCCTGTTTGAGCGAGCTGTCGGACTCCTTCCTCCAAGGCTTCGATGATTCcctccgtcaagtcaagaaggcttatccagagctggacttgacaatggtcaaacttgaggaccaagcccagacttctgccctccccgtcgcctccgaaaatacggaggacctttTTGGCGACGGTGCTGCTCAAGGAGACGAAGAGTCCGCCCCGTCGAAGGACGTCCCAGttgctgaagaaaagaaagattga
- the LOC126691828 gene encoding probable aquaporin PIP2-1, whose product MAGKDIEGFPSKDYHDPPPAPLVDAEELTQWSFYRAIIAEFIATLLFLYITVLTVIGYKSQTADPTADQCGGVGILGIAWAFGGMIFVLVYCTAGISGGHINPAVTFGLFLARKVSLVRAILYMIAQCLGAICGCGLVKAFQRAYYSKYGGGANELALGYSKGTGLAAEIIGTFVLVYTVFSATDPKRNARDSHVPVLAPLPIGFAVFMVHLATIPITGTGINPARSFGAAVIYNEKKAWDDQWLFWVGPFIGAAIAAFYHQYILRAGAIKALGSFRSSSAM is encoded by the exons ATGGCTGGCAAGGATATTGAAGGGTTCCCATCTAAGGACTACCATGACCCACCACCAGCACCATTGGTTGATGCTGAGGAGCTTACACAGTGGTCCTTCTACAGGGCTATCATTGCTGAGTTCATTGCCACTCTCTTGTTCTTGTACATTACTGTGTTGACTGTAATTGGATACAAGAGCCAGACTGCTGATCCGACTGCTGATCAGTGTGGTGGTGTTGGAATTCTTGGAATAGCTTGGGCCTTTGGTGGCATGATCTTTGTGCTTGTTTACTGCACAGCTGGTATCTCAG GTGGGCACATTAACCCTGCGGTGACATTCGGGCTATTCCTGGCTAGGAAGGTCTCACTGGTTAGAGCCATATTGTACATGATAGCTCAGTGCTTGGGAGCCATATGCGGATGTGGGCTTGTGAAGGCATTCCAGAGGGCTTACTACAGCAAGTACGGTGGTGGGGCCAATGAGCTCGCTCTTGGATACAGCAAGGGCACCGGATTGGCTGCTGAGATCATCGGTACCTTTGTTCTTGTTTACACTGTGTTCTCTGCCACTGATCCAAAGAGAAATGCAAGGGATTCCCATGTTCCC GTCTTGGCACCACTTCCAATTGGATTTGCTGTCTTCATGGTTCACCTTGCCACCATTCCAATCACTGGCACTGGTATCAACCCCGCCAGAAGTTTCGGGGCTGCAGTGATCTACAACGAGAAGAAGGCATGGGATGACCAA TGGCTTTTCTGGGTCGGACCATTCATCGGTGCTGCCATTGCTGCATTCTATCACCAGTACATTTTGAGAGCAGGAGCTATTAAAGCTCTAGGGTCCTTCAGGAGCTCTTCAGCCATGTAA